In one window of Methanoculleus chikugoensis DNA:
- a CDS encoding YczE/YyaS/YitT family protein has translation MTDTTLIKKYALLTAGLFFMGLGISLITKSYLGTSPISSIPYVLCLIFPISFGTFAFLLGVFFLLIEILILGKDFPKIQVLQIFVGVLLGASIDFGMHLLSFVDPAFYAARIVTLLAGCVVLALGVYLEISSKTFVYPGDAVVKVIADKIGKRFGPTKIVFDTTLCCTAGLISYFSIGTLEGLGEGTIISTLLVGYIITAISTIFVYFNVGKDANQGKN, from the coding sequence ATGACAGATACGACGTTAATTAAAAAATATGCTCTCCTGACCGCCGGGCTGTTTTTCATGGGCCTTGGAATCAGCCTCATTACGAAATCATATCTCGGGACATCGCCGATCTCAAGCATCCCCTACGTCCTGTGCCTGATATTCCCTATCTCCTTCGGAACATTCGCATTCCTGCTGGGGGTCTTCTTCCTGCTCATCGAGATTCTGATACTGGGGAAGGACTTTCCGAAGATACAGGTTCTGCAGATCTTCGTGGGCGTGCTCCTGGGCGCCTCTATCGATTTCGGGATGCACCTGCTCTCCTTTGTGGATCCCGCCTTCTATGCCGCAAGAATCGTCACGCTATTAGCCGGCTGCGTCGTTTTAGCCCTGGGAGTATACCTTGAGATATCCTCAAAAACGTTCGTCTACCCCGGCGATGCGGTTGTGAAGGTGATTGCCGATAAAATCGGGAAAAGATTCGGCCCCACAAAGATTGTGTTTGATACGACGCTCTGCTGCACCGCGGGGCTAATCTCATATTTTTCCATCGGAACATTGGAAGGCCTCGGGGAAGGAACGATCATCTCCACCTTGCTGGTAGGCTACATAATAACCGCAATCAGCACCATCTTCGTCTATTTCAATGTTGGAAAGGATGCAAACCAGGGGAAGAATTAG
- a CDS encoding Fic family protein: protein MIGAVFNYNKWYLHWEELKRRDLPVDPLYVWILMKTFRERDMKYVSFDDLQLKYNLLDNFLEKLHFLDKSAAGSISSGLDSLPHERNQFIINSLMEEAIASSQIEGAAVTRTIAKKMLREKRKPATKDERMILNNYIAMKRITQIKDEELTPELILETHKTITRDTLEDPNDEGRFRDNNEIRVFDFRGNVLHTPPDFASIEGLIGELCAFANNDDGQFIHPVIKGIILHFLMGYIHPFNDGNGRTARSIFYWYMLRKDYWLFEYMAVSRAIKDTEGQYKLAYLYTESDENDLTYFIRYSLAAVKTAVDNIQKYIEKKQKESKQTVTILQKNEGLSLRQAEIVKSLIKHPDKPITIKEIVETYHVAYGTARNDLFRLEELGYLAKRKSGKEYIFIFRGLKE, encoded by the coding sequence GTGATCGGCGCGGTCTTCAACTACAACAAATGGTACCTGCACTGGGAAGAGCTCAAACGGCGCGATCTTCCGGTAGACCCCCTCTACGTCTGGATACTGATGAAGACCTTCAGAGAGAGGGATATGAAATATGTCTCGTTCGACGATCTTCAGCTGAAATATAACCTTCTGGACAATTTCCTCGAAAAACTTCATTTTCTTGACAAGTCGGCAGCGGGAAGCATTTCATCCGGCCTCGATTCGCTGCCCCACGAACGGAATCAGTTCATCATCAACTCCCTGATGGAAGAGGCGATTGCATCGAGCCAGATCGAGGGAGCCGCAGTCACCAGGACAATTGCGAAAAAGATGCTCCGTGAAAAAAGGAAGCCTGCCACGAAAGACGAGAGGATGATCCTGAATAACTACATCGCGATGAAGAGGATCACTCAGATAAAAGACGAAGAACTGACCCCGGAGCTGATTCTGGAGACCCACAAGACCATCACCAGGGATACGCTCGAAGACCCGAACGATGAAGGTAGGTTCAGGGACAATAACGAGATCAGGGTTTTTGATTTCAGAGGCAATGTCCTGCACACACCTCCCGATTTCGCGTCGATCGAAGGACTCATCGGGGAACTCTGCGCCTTTGCAAACAACGACGACGGGCAGTTCATCCATCCGGTGATCAAAGGCATCATCCTGCACTTTTTGATGGGATACATCCATCCGTTCAATGACGGGAACGGTCGGACTGCACGGAGTATCTTTTACTGGTACATGCTCCGGAAGGACTACTGGCTGTTCGAATACATGGCGGTATCCAGAGCGATAAAAGATACGGAGGGGCAATATAAACTCGCATACCTCTACACCGAGAGCGACGAAAACGACCTCACGTATTTCATCCGCTACAGTCTCGCGGCAGTAAAGACCGCGGTCGACAATATCCAGAAGTACATCGAGAAGAAGCAGAAAGAGAGCAAACAGACAGTAACCATCCTCCAGAAGAACGAAGGATTGAGCCTTCGCCAGGCAGAGATCGTCAAATCCCTCATCAAACACCCGGATAAGCCGATCACGATCAAGGAGATCGTCGAGACATACCATGTGGCATATGGAACGGCGAGAAACGATCTCTTCCGCCTCGAAGAATTGGGGTACCTGGCGAAGCGGAAGTCGGGCAAGGAGTACATCTTCATATTCAGGGGTTTGAAAGAGTGA
- a CDS encoding M48 family metallopeptidase — MASNDTIQIRGIEKDSNPVLYPIIERMMEKYGFKNIRVSIPKRGFNAFAISLFGSRIIITRKLLETLNQDELDAVIAHEFSHLYNRDSSTIMTVLMVFFIPMMYFWMQFSLNPTSLVYGLMTIVTLIAFIFGMRVINWIKLNLEIIADRDAVMHIGNAQGLENALFKMYNHIRTEDGRPNLIKAVLSGIEYIVVYFFGFTHPFLKERIEHLEFAHRIIQKADNNQNA, encoded by the coding sequence ATGGCAAGCAATGATACTATTCAAATTAGGGGGATTGAAAAAGACAGTAATCCCGTTTTGTATCCAATAATTGAGAGAATGATGGAAAAGTATGGTTTCAAAAATATTCGTGTATCTATTCCAAAACGTGGATTTAACGCTTTTGCCATATCCCTATTCGGTAGCCGCATAATTATTACCCGAAAACTGCTCGAAACGCTTAATCAAGATGAATTAGATGCTGTAATCGCTCACGAATTCAGTCATTTGTATAACCGGGATAGCAGTACAATAATGACTGTTCTTATGGTGTTTTTTATCCCTATGATGTATTTTTGGATGCAGTTTTCCCTTAACCCAACGTCCCTTGTTTATGGTCTAATGACCATTGTAACATTGATAGCGTTCATCTTTGGGATGAGAGTAATTAATTGGATAAAGTTGAATCTCGAAATAATTGCGGACAGAGATGCTGTTATGCACATTGGAAACGCACAAGGATTGGAGAATGCACTTTTCAAGATGTATAATCACATTAGAACCGAAGACGGTCGCCCCAATCTAATTAAGGCCGTTTTATCTGGGATAGAATACATTGTCGTTTATTTCTTTGGTTTCACCCATCCGTTCCTCAAGGAACGTATAGAACATTTGGAATTTGCCCATAGGATTATCCAGAAAGCAGATAATAACCAGAATGCATGA